Proteins from one Setaria italica strain Yugu1 chromosome V, Setaria_italica_v2.0, whole genome shotgun sequence genomic window:
- the LOC101764368 gene encoding dof zinc finger protein DOF1.7, producing the protein MEAGQAADGGALAVVASVAAATGGRPGVAGGGREPEGLPCPRCESVNTKFCYYNNYNLSQPRHFCRACRRYWTRGGALRNVPVGGGTRKATPATRRKRTAGGTPPAPAPAPLVAALPPLTMSGPHGALLRQYGGLPFPAPALASPLAAVDPDRRLLDLGGSFSSLIAAAPPLDVGAHFSAGFLVGGLAPALAHSPAAAAALPPPPPPPQQVPQALPEGLIWSMGWPDLSI; encoded by the coding sequence ATGGAAGCGGGTCAGGCGGCGGACGGAGGcgcgctggcggtggtggcgtcggtggcggcggcgaccggcgggaGACCAGGAGTCGCGGGGGGAGGCCGGGAGCCGGAGGGCCTGCCGTGCCCGCGCTGCGAGTCCGTCAACACCAAGTTCTGCTACTACAACAACTACAACCTCTCCCAGCCGCGCCACTTCTGCCGGGCCTGCCGCCGCTACTGGACGCGCGGGGGCGCGCTCCGCAACgtccccgtcggcggcggcacgcgcAAGGCCACCCCGGCGACCCGCCGCAAGCGCACCGCCGGTGGCACGCCGCCcgctcccgcgcccgcgcccctgGTGGCGGCCCTGCCTCCGCTCACGATGTCGGGGCCCCACGGCGCGCTGCTGCGGCAGTACGGCGGCCTGCCCTTCCCCGCCCCGGCCCtcgcgtcgccgctcgccgccgtcgacccCGACCGCCGGCTGCTCGACCTCGGCGGCAGCTTCAGCTCGCtgatcgccgccgcgcccccgctGGACGTCGGCGCCCACTTCTCCGCGGGGTTCCTGGTCGGCGGCCTCGCTCCTGCCCTGGCTCActcgccggctgctgctgctgctcttccaccgccgccgccgccgcctcagcaGGTACCCCAGGCGCTGCCGGAGGGCCTGATCTGGAGCATGGGGTGGCCGGACCTGTCCATCTAG
- the LOC101764771 gene encoding fibrous sheath CABYR-binding protein has protein sequence MEPQPGSPASPPSSSSPNSAEVTTTPSEEMPAPEEPVEDVEVATEQEPGRKSTSSSSSSSSASSAESLRHVDVVELGDTLVPAPEDEQAGAATVHGAEVKPDDRALPEDEQAAGPAVDSAEVKPDDERVPPDDEQAAAPAVHSAEVKPDDWATWPEPPPPAVDYSFSSDGSAGSGAAPTLPTTEVPQVQTMPKLEGAAGASEFDPQRIPASVFQTRTSVSQAEWSMTSNESLFSIQGASDVGGPYAGSRSHFDFFYDEAMAAAAGSAESNSSKLPSVAEGTEPAESKEFAVPGSASSQASAGSAANAKKAAVLRHHESGSGGSSSNFSFAFPMCAPRSLPSPAYIDCALAVPDHPSSSSSADWRRRRRRRTSSAARCTSRWRRSGSRSRRRRRWSPPRRRSWR, from the exons ATGGAGCCCCAGCCCggctcgccggcgtcgccgccgtcctcgtcgtcaCCAAACAGTGCCGAGGTGACGACGACGCCATCCGAAGAGATGCCAGCGCCGGAGGAGCCAGTGGAGGACGTGGAGGTGGCAACCGAGCAAGAGCCGGGCAGGaagtccacctcctcctcctcgtcgtcctcgtccgcGTCGTCGGCCGAGAGTCTTCGCCACGTCGACGTCGTCGAGCTCGGCGACACGTTGGTGCCAGCGCCGGAGGACGAACAAGCC GGCGCGGCCACCGTACACGGCGCGGAGGTCAAGCCGGACGACCGGGCGCTGCCGGAGGACGAACAGGCCGCCGGTCCCGCCGTGGACAGCGCGGAGGTCAAACCGGACGACGAACGGGTGCCGCCGGATGACGAAcaggccgccgctcccgccgtgcACAGCGCGGAGGTCAAGCCGGACGACTGGGCGACGTGGCCGGAGCCACCACCTCCGGCCGTGGACTACTCCTTCTCGTCGGACGGCAGCGCCGGTTCCGGCGCGGCGCCCACCTTGCCGACGACGGAGGTGCCGCAGGTCCAGACGATGCccaagctcgagggcgccgccggggccaGCGAGTTCGACCCGCAGAGGATCCCGGCGTCCGTGTTCCAGACCAGGACGTCGGTCTCGCAGGCCGAGTGGAGCATGACGTCCAACGAGTCGCTGTTCAGCATCCAGGGCGCCAGCGACGTCGGCGGGCCCTACGCCGGCAGCCGGTCCCACTTCGACTTCTTCTACGACGAGGCcatggcggcagcggccggcagCGCGGAGTCGAACTCCTCCAAGCTGCCGAGCGTCGCGGAGGGAACGGAGCCGGCCGAGTCCAAGGAGTTCGCGGTGCCGGGCAGCGCGAGCTCGCAGGCCAGCGCCGGGAGCGCCGCCAACGCCAAGAAAGCCGCCGTATTACGGCACCACGAGagcggctccggcggcagctCGAGCAACTTCTCCTTCGCCTTCCCGATGTGCGCGCCACGATCCTTACCCTCCCCTGCCTATATTGATTGCGCCCTGGCCGTTCCTGACCACCCGTCGTCCTCTTCGTCCGCAGACTGGCGCCGACGTCGCCGAAGAAGGACCTCGTCAGCAGCGCGCTGTACCAGCCGCTGGAGAAGGAGTGGGAGCcgcagccggcgccgccgccgatggagcCCCCCTCGTCGGCGTTCGTGGAGATGA
- the LOC101760311 gene encoding F-box/LRR-repeat protein At4g29420 has protein sequence MSASGDSLDALPAAVLADVLGRVADAGDIASCRLASRALLAASYLCPRARLRAADCARRRRGEGRAGPPAFRATAGNLASLLGPHLRSLSLDAADGEGSPDDAAWVEEGEFEDADDLHLTSGEAVAAWAATAAGPVLREVEIADYWPQACWRKAEALLLISHYCHSLIKLGLKNAWLSVDGLKKMPNLTHLTLEFIRLDDEDLDQLNECFPCLRSLNLIGVGGLKDPKIHLLQLNTCHWEVSNVPRSLVVHAPNLYSLELKCVRPDRLILDTPSLSTLKLTIEKLGATAQVDGLVSLTDLRIESLDLSSLFSAFVDSRAIRTLELELPESASQYDLLESVNPDYLLRMLASIREVKLAPRFSCQLTLCLALCTDSQFQSCLKKLLIHVPQSEFYFQLSRLFQICAPLCEVTVLFHAESADAVRQGAMSICMQRFSGIRWQWGTWK, from the exons ATGTCCGCCTCCGGCGACTCCCTGgacgccctcccggcggcggtccTCGCCGACGTCCTGGGCCGCGTCGCGGACGCCGGAGACATCGCATCTTGCCGCCTCGCCTCGCGAGCGCTCCTCGCCGCGTCCTACCTCTgcccccgcgcccgcctccgcgccgccgactgcgcgcgccgccgccgcggcgagggccGTGCTGGCCCCCCCGCGTTCCGCGCGACCGCCGGGAACCTCGCCTCGCTCCTCGGGCCGCACCTACGCTCCCTGTCGCTCGACGCGGCCGACGGGGAGGGCTCCCCCGACGACGCGGcgtgggtggaggagggggagtTCGAGGACGCCGACGACCTGCACCTCACCAGCGGGGAGGCcgtggcggcgtgggcggccaccgccgcggggCCCGTCCTCCGCGAGgtggagatcgccgattactggCCGCAGGCGTGCTGGAGGAAAGCGGAGGCGCTCCTTCTCATCTCCCACTACT GTCACAGTCTCATCAAGTTGGGCCTTAAAAATGCATGGCTTTCTGTTGATGGGCTCAAGAAAATGCCAAATCTGACTCATCTGACGCTTGAGTTCATTAGACTAGATGATGAAGACCTCGACCAATTGAATGAATGCTTCCCTTGCCTTCGCAGTCTTAATCTTATAGGAGTTGGAGGGCTCAAGGACCCTAAGATTCACCTTCTTCAACTGAACACTTGCCACTGGGAGGTATCAAATGTCCCACGGTCTTTGGTTGTCCATGCGCCAAACTTGTACTCTCTAGAGTTGAAATGTGTTCGACCAGATAGGCTCATTTTGGATACTCCATCCTTGTCTACTCTGAAGCTCACCATTGAGAAACTTGGTGCAACTGCCCAAGTTGATGGTCTTGTGAGTTTGACAGATCTTCGCATAGAGTCATTGGATCTTAGCTCCCTGTTTTCAGCATTTGTAGATAGTCGAGCTATCAGGACATTGGAGCTTGAGCTACCTGAGTCTGCAAGCCAGTATGATCTTCTTGAATCAGTTAACCCAGATTATCTTCTGAGAATGCTTGCTAGCATCAGGGAGGTCAAGCTGGCCCCAAGATTTTCATGTCAACTGACATTATGCCTCGCCCTATGCACAGATAGTCAGTTCCAAAGTTGTCTGAAGAAACTCCTAATCCATGTGCCTCAATCAGAGTTTTATTTTCAGCTGTCACGATTGTTTCAGATATGCGCACCTTTGTGCGAGGTGACTGTCCTTTTCCACGCTGAATCAGCTGATGCAGTCCGTCAAGGTGCAATGTCGATTTGTATGCAAAGGTTTTCAGGGATCAGATGGCAATGGGGTACTTGGAAGTAA